The genomic segment TTGATCAGTATCTTCTTTTTTTCAGGACTGGTCTCTTGATGAAAACTGATGAGAAGACCGATATCATCCCAACATAGACAAAGGCGTGCTAGGCAAGTTTGTATTGAACTTATACCAGGTATAACTTCAATTTCAACATCTTCTTTGATTTTAAGAACTGGTTTCAGAAGGCCGAAGATGCAGGGGTCTCCAGTTGATAATATTACTACTGATTTACCACTTTTAGCTACTTCTATCCCGAATTTAAGAGTACTGTGAATGTTACTGGCATTTAGTGACAACACTTCTCCTTTGATTTCACTTGAACTTTCAAGCATATTTAAAACCCTCTTACTCCCTATGAGAAGATGTGCATTTTGTACTGTTTTCCTTGCAATTGGAGTTATAAAATCTGGTGTGCCAGGTCCTGCACCCACTATAAAGATCTTGCCTGCATGCTCTTTAGTTCGCTTCAGCTTTCCCATGAGATCCAACAACCGTTCCATCCAAAGCGACTAAAATGGTGTTTATCTCTGCCTTATTTTCAATCCTTTCCATAGATCGTTGGCTGATTT from the Candidatus Methylarchaceae archaeon HK02M2 genome contains:
- the cbiE gene encoding precorrin-6y C5,15-methyltransferase (decarboxylating) subunit CbiE; the encoded protein is MGKLKRTKEHAGKIFIVGAGPGTPDFITPIARKTVQNAHLLIGSKRVLNMLESSSEIKGEVLSLNASNIHSTLKFGIEVAKSGKSVVILSTGDPCIFGLLKPVLKIKEDVEIEVIPGISSIQTCLARLCLCWDDIGLLISFHQETSPEKKKILIKAVNEGKNIVLLPGPKSFPPNKILNFLLAQGFDEELPVAICERLTYPEEKIVKGTLKSLSRLSFDPLSVMVIEKLRSTQTQSE